The following proteins are encoded in a genomic region of Oreochromis aureus strain Israel breed Guangdong linkage group 8, ZZ_aureus, whole genome shotgun sequence:
- the LOC116315014 gene encoding carbonic anhydrase 4-like: MKWFKVVALVVCALVPAAHSQSIAWCYHLPSCNDTTWSTIVPQYCNGTRQSPIDIVSASATPNDNLSEFTFVKYDDTSSMTSIKNTGNTVKVTLKSGVKISGGDLSEQYDSLQFHLHWGDGSSVPGSEHTVDGKRYPMELHIVNRKSSYNGNTSLALNDSTGFAALGFFIEVMSGNSTGQPESWRNLTSYLANITEKGQNVSIAAGFSLDDLLVGVDRTKYYRYLGSLTTPACYEAVVWTVFKDPIKVSKDLIDLFSTTLHFNDRTSQIMKNVYRSLQPAQQVWTQSIKASASTTCFSLSLLLLSLALGWSWS; this comes from the exons ATGAAGTGGTTTAAAGTTGTTGCCCTTGTTGTGTGCGCCCTCGTACCCGCCGCTCACTCCCAATCAATAG CCTGGTGTTATCACCTCCCATCCTGCA ATGACACAACCTGGTCAACAATTGTCCCCCAGTATTGCAACGGCACCCGACAGTCACCCATTGACATCGTCTCAGCATCTGCCACACCGAACGACAACCTGAGTGAATTCACTTTTGTGAAGTATGACGACACCTCATCAATGACATCAATAAAAAATACTGGCAACACAG TCAAAGTGACCCTTAAGAGCGGAGTTAAGATTTCAGGAGGGGACCTGTCCGAGCAATATGACAGCCTGCAGTTCCACTTGCACTGGGGCGACGGCTCCTCTGTCCCCGGCTCAGAGCATACAGTGGATGGAAAGCGCTATCCTATGGAG CTGCATATTGTAAACAGGAAGTCATCCTACAATGGGAATACAAGTCTAGCCCTTAATGACTCCACCGGATTTGCAGCGCTTGGTTTCTTTATCGAG GTAATGTCAGGCAACTCAACTGGTCAGCCGGAAAGCTGGCGCAATTTGACCTCTTACTTGGCCAACATCACAGAAAAAG GTCAGAACGTTTCCATTGCAGCCGGGTTTTCCCTGGACGACCTGCTCGTCGGTGTGGATCGCACTAAGTATTACCGCTACCTTGGATCCTTGACGACCCCCGCTTGTTATGAGGCGGTGGTCTGGACCGTTTTTAAGGACCCGattaaagtcagcaaagatctg ATTGACCTCTTCAGCACCACACTGCACTTCAATGACAGGACatcacaaatcatgaaaaacGTCTACAGAAGCCTGCAGCCTGCACAGCAAGTCTGGACTCAGAGCATCAAGGCCTCAGCCTCCACAACCTGcttctccctgagcctgctACTTCTCAGTCTTGCACTGGGCTGGAGTTGGAGCTAA